A DNA window from Acidobacteriota bacterium contains the following coding sequences:
- the rpoN gene encoding RNA polymerase factor sigma-54, with amino-acid sequence MLLQPKLNLKVSQRQVLTPGLVQMVSVLALNKLELKEMINTEIVENPVLEEIEEAGVSLDERAGMEGDRERSAEEVAAEGERAEKDPFDEIDFGNYFQEYLDPGFRTASNFEEYDKPSFENFLSQPGTLSDHLIWQLGSLTLEPEVRAACELVVGNLNENGYLTATDEELAEALAGLWTESPEPIPFERGSRRGIEAQPSEIEAEQKAVLQLAAAAAADEDHKELLRLVREGRTIVNNLDPVGVGARDLRECLTIQIQAQQKEAMLVLERQRARAGKNGHKAPENGKENKRGDVFSIASYIVANCLSLLQKKDMRELTRCCGRDAEEVQSAVEFIRTLDPRPGQRYNQVETRLIEPDVAFVKRDDKYVVLVNEEDMPALRLNHSYRRMLQEKQTEKEVKEYVKERYKSAIQLLRNIEQRKNTIVRTCEVIVRRQTDFLEHGVEALKPMMIKEVAEEIGVHPSTVSRAVANKYVHTPQGVYELRFFFSEGVNGPEGGDLPLVLLKRKVKKLIEEEDPRKPLTDDHLAAELQRQGIQVTRRTVAKYREDMQIPSTHQRRVR; translated from the coding sequence GTGCTGCTTCAACCCAAGCTGAATTTGAAAGTCTCGCAACGCCAGGTGCTGACGCCCGGGCTGGTGCAGATGGTCAGCGTGTTGGCCCTGAATAAGCTTGAGCTCAAGGAGATGATCAATACCGAGATCGTCGAGAACCCTGTACTTGAGGAGATTGAAGAAGCGGGGGTCTCGCTGGACGAGCGGGCCGGCATGGAGGGCGACCGCGAACGCTCTGCGGAAGAGGTAGCGGCAGAAGGCGAGCGCGCTGAAAAAGATCCCTTCGACGAGATCGATTTTGGCAACTACTTCCAGGAGTATCTCGATCCGGGGTTCCGGACGGCCTCGAACTTCGAGGAGTACGACAAGCCATCATTCGAGAACTTTTTGTCGCAGCCTGGAACGCTGAGTGACCACCTGATCTGGCAGCTTGGCTCGTTGACTCTGGAACCCGAGGTCCGTGCCGCCTGCGAGTTGGTTGTTGGAAATCTGAATGAGAACGGTTACCTGACGGCGACCGACGAGGAGCTTGCCGAGGCGCTGGCCGGTTTGTGGACAGAGTCGCCCGAACCGATTCCGTTCGAGCGAGGTTCACGCCGCGGCATCGAGGCCCAGCCGTCAGAGATCGAAGCGGAACAAAAGGCCGTCTTGCAACTTGCAGCGGCGGCCGCGGCCGATGAAGACCATAAGGAGCTTCTGCGCCTGGTCCGGGAAGGGCGAACGATTGTCAACAACCTCGACCCGGTGGGCGTGGGAGCGCGCGATCTGCGTGAGTGTCTGACCATTCAGATCCAGGCACAGCAGAAAGAGGCGATGCTGGTGCTGGAGCGGCAGCGCGCCAGGGCCGGAAAGAACGGTCACAAAGCGCCGGAGAATGGTAAGGAAAACAAGCGCGGCGACGTCTTCAGCATTGCGTCGTACATCGTTGCCAATTGCCTGTCGCTGTTGCAGAAAAAAGACATGCGCGAGTTGACGCGCTGCTGCGGCCGCGACGCCGAAGAGGTGCAGTCGGCGGTGGAGTTTATCCGCACGCTCGACCCTCGCCCCGGCCAGCGGTACAACCAGGTAGAGACGAGATTGATTGAGCCCGATGTCGCATTCGTCAAACGGGATGACAAGTATGTCGTTCTTGTGAACGAAGAGGACATGCCCGCGCTGCGCCTGAACCACAGCTATCGCCGGATGCTTCAGGAGAAGCAGACCGAAAAAGAGGTCAAGGAGTACGTCAAGGAGCGGTACAAGTCCGCGATCCAGTTGCTGAGAAACATCGAGCAGCGAAAGAACACGATCGTGCGAACCTGCGAGGTGATCGTGCGCAGGCAGACGGATTTTCTGGAGCATGGTGTCGAGGCGCTGAAGCCGATGATGATCAAGGAGGTCGCCGAGGAGATTGGCGTCCATCCTTCGACGGTAAGCCGTGCTGTGGCCAACAAGTATGTCCATACTCCGCAGGGCGTCTACGAGCTGCGGTTCTTCTTCTCCGAGGGAGTGAACGGTCCGGAGGGCGGCGACCTTCCGCTGGTCCTGCTGAAGCGCAAGGTGAAGAAGCTGATTGAAGAGGAAGATCCGCGCAAGCCACTGACAGACGATCATCTGGCGGCAGAGCTGCAACGCCAGGGTATCCAGGTAACTCGCCGCACAGTGGCGAAGTATCGTGAGGACATGCAGATTCCGAGTACCCATCAGCGGCGGGTACGTTAG
- the raiA gene encoding ribosome-associated translation inhibitor RaiA: protein MSARGTPMNLDYTGRQTTITKKLKTQTEAGVERIAKIIGNAGNVHVILTTEKYRHTAELTVQTRSLKLVASCEATDMETALRDALATIEKQAIKHTKRKTTIKRNAKDGVRQVAVSHVEEEVPVAVGAELVKAASRNGDARKAVPMLVHSFPSQSPLAEPHLVRSRDGVAMRPMTLEEAVKEAAFRDREVFVFRDHGGQAMVLHRKRDGKMELIEVP, encoded by the coding sequence ATGTCTGCACGAGGTACCCCGATGAACCTGGACTACACCGGAAGACAGACGACGATCACAAAAAAACTGAAGACGCAGACCGAAGCCGGAGTTGAGCGTATCGCGAAGATTATCGGCAACGCGGGAAACGTACATGTAATTCTGACGACCGAAAAATACAGGCACACGGCCGAACTGACGGTGCAGACGCGCAGCCTGAAACTGGTAGCTTCATGCGAAGCCACCGATATGGAGACGGCGTTGCGCGACGCACTCGCCACAATCGAAAAACAGGCGATCAAACACACCAAGAGGAAGACGACGATCAAGCGGAACGCGAAGGATGGCGTTCGGCAGGTTGCCGTTTCGCATGTGGAAGAAGAAGTACCGGTGGCTGTAGGGGCTGAGCTGGTCAAGGCGGCATCCCGCAATGGAGATGCGCGAAAGGCGGTGCCCATGCTGGTGCACTCCTTCCCCTCGCAATCGCCGCTGGCGGAGCCGCACCTGGTTCGCTCCAGGGACGGCGTCGCCATGCGCCCGATGACGCTGGAGGAGGCGGTAAAGGAAGCCGCATTCCGCGACCGCGAGGTCTTTGTCTTTCGCGACCACGGCGGCCAGGCGATGGTGTTGCATCGCAAGCGCGACGGCAAGATGGAGCTGATCGAAGTTCCTTGA
- the rapZ gene encoding RNase adapter RapZ, with protein sequence MPRKSAKKAAENVARSDAAKAGVKTKGAEQNKKGELVILTGLSGSGKLSALKTFEDLGFYSVDNLPLELVPRFADLVRQSAEIERAALVVDVREGMRLDEFPAILKKVRKVLPTRVLYLEASDEALIRRFSETRRPHPMGRSDTVVKSIRAERKRLDPIRNVADIVLDTTKFTVHDLRAHIGAQFERDASDRNLTISSNSFGFKNGVPTEADLVFDVRFLPNPHFVPEFRKLTGKHPKVAKYVRDFPQAAEFLDKTTEMLKFLLPHYIKEGKSYLTVAFGCTGGQHRSVFIAEEMKKRLAAAGYRVKTSHRDMPR encoded by the coding sequence ATGCCACGCAAGAGCGCGAAGAAGGCAGCAGAGAATGTAGCCAGGTCCGATGCCGCAAAGGCTGGCGTCAAGACCAAGGGCGCGGAACAGAATAAAAAAGGCGAACTGGTCATTCTGACCGGTCTGTCAGGGTCAGGTAAGCTCTCGGCGCTGAAGACGTTTGAAGACCTGGGATTCTATTCGGTCGACAACCTGCCGCTGGAGCTCGTGCCTCGGTTTGCGGATCTTGTGCGCCAGTCGGCGGAGATTGAACGTGCTGCGCTGGTCGTCGATGTGCGCGAGGGAATGCGGCTGGATGAGTTCCCGGCGATCCTGAAGAAGGTTCGCAAAGTGCTGCCGACGCGGGTGCTCTACCTCGAAGCGAGTGACGAGGCGTTGATCCGCCGGTTTTCCGAGACGAGGCGACCGCATCCCATGGGACGGTCGGACACCGTGGTGAAGTCAATACGCGCGGAGCGGAAGCGCCTGGACCCGATCCGCAATGTTGCCGACATTGTGCTGGATACGACGAAGTTCACGGTGCATGACCTGCGAGCGCACATCGGCGCCCAGTTCGAGCGCGACGCCAGCGACCGCAATCTCACGATCTCCTCGAATAGCTTTGGCTTCAAGAATGGAGTGCCGACTGAGGCCGATCTGGTCTTCGATGTGCGTTTTCTCCCGAATCCGCACTTTGTGCCTGAGTTCCGCAAGCTCACCGGGAAACATCCAAAGGTTGCCAAGTATGTGCGCGACTTTCCGCAGGCGGCCGAGTTTCTGGATAAGACAACGGAGATGCTCAAGTTCCTGCTGCCGCACTACATCAAGGAGGGCAAGAGCTACCTGACGGTCGCCTTTGGGTGTACCGGAGGACAGCACCGGTCGGTGTTTATTGCAGAAGAGATGAAAAAACGGCTGGCTGCGGCAGGGTATCGCGTGAAGACATCGCATCGCGACATGCCGCGATGA
- a CDS encoding ABC transporter ATP-binding protein — protein MRRIWRLLLYVRPYSLYVLASVLLMAMVGAMSALRVLLVKPIFDNVLRPDAVTHSVLVYEIPRVGWRLNLHFLVPSHFQNAWTVVAYALIVSALVKSVCDYLGTYLVNYAGFGMITDLRNDLYNAVLRRSVAFFQKHTTGTLLSTLINDIEKVQFAMSTVLSEFLQQLFTLLFTIGVVILVGGKMAWVLLLFVPIVISSARRIGKRVRQTTRKGQDKLAEIQNILHETITGNRIVKAFGMELWEMNRFRRAARRLFRANLKSVSVQAISSPLMDALGSVGIAGLLLFGRTRIQNGGMTAGSFVTFLIAVFTLYDPVRKFALFYNSFQQALGASEDIFKFMDAQDDVREKRRAHVLKGFSKGIAFEQVAFAYADDNGETTEVLHDINLDVKPGEVIAFVGPSGAGKSSLVNLIPRFFDVSAGKITIDGYDLRDVTIASLREQIGKVTQETVLFNDTVRNNIAYGQPDVPLSKVEEAARMALAHDFIMKMPDGYNTKVGEKGVRLSGGERQRLAIARAILKNAPILILDEATSALDTESEQFVQAALANLMQGRTVFVIAHRLSTVRKATKICVLERGRITETGTHDELMLRSGTYRRLYDLQFGDEGLAVAGQAVLQPVEPEGFA, from the coding sequence TTGAGGCGCATCTGGCGATTGCTGCTCTATGTGCGGCCGTACTCGCTGTACGTGCTTGCTTCTGTGCTGTTGATGGCAATGGTCGGCGCGATGTCTGCGCTGCGCGTGTTGCTGGTCAAGCCCATCTTCGACAACGTGCTGCGCCCCGATGCGGTGACGCACAGCGTCCTCGTCTATGAGATTCCGCGGGTTGGATGGCGGTTGAACCTACACTTTCTAGTGCCCAGCCACTTCCAGAATGCGTGGACAGTGGTGGCGTATGCTCTGATCGTCTCCGCTCTCGTGAAGTCGGTGTGTGACTATCTTGGGACCTATCTCGTGAATTATGCCGGCTTCGGCATGATCACCGATCTTCGCAACGACCTGTATAACGCTGTGTTGCGTCGATCGGTAGCGTTCTTTCAGAAGCACACAACAGGAACCTTGCTCTCGACATTGATCAACGACATCGAGAAAGTGCAGTTTGCGATGTCGACGGTATTGAGCGAGTTTTTGCAGCAGTTGTTCACCTTGCTGTTCACCATCGGCGTCGTCATCCTGGTTGGCGGCAAGATGGCATGGGTGCTGTTGCTTTTCGTCCCGATTGTGATCTCGTCGGCACGGCGCATCGGCAAACGGGTGCGTCAGACAACGCGCAAAGGACAGGACAAGCTGGCCGAGATACAGAACATCCTGCACGAGACCATTACGGGCAACCGCATCGTGAAGGCCTTCGGTATGGAGTTGTGGGAGATGAACCGCTTCCGCAGGGCTGCACGAAGACTCTTCCGCGCGAACCTGAAATCGGTAAGCGTGCAGGCGATCAGCTCGCCGCTGATGGACGCGCTGGGATCGGTGGGGATTGCCGGACTCCTGCTCTTCGGGCGGACGAGGATTCAGAACGGCGGAATGACAGCGGGATCGTTTGTGACGTTCCTGATTGCGGTCTTCACGCTGTACGATCCGGTGCGCAAGTTCGCGCTCTTTTATAACAGCTTCCAACAGGCACTGGGAGCAAGCGAAGACATCTTCAAGTTCATGGACGCGCAGGATGATGTTCGAGAGAAGCGTCGCGCGCATGTGCTCAAGGGATTCAGCAAGGGCATTGCGTTCGAGCAGGTTGCATTCGCTTACGCCGACGACAATGGCGAAACGACAGAGGTGCTGCACGATATCAACCTCGATGTGAAGCCCGGTGAAGTGATTGCCTTCGTGGGGCCGAGCGGTGCGGGCAAATCGTCGCTCGTAAATTTGATTCCGCGCTTCTTCGACGTCAGCGCAGGCAAGATCACCATCGATGGCTACGACCTGCGCGATGTCACGATTGCTTCGTTGCGCGAGCAGATCGGCAAGGTGACGCAGGAGACGGTGCTGTTCAACGACACGGTGCGCAACAACATCGCCTATGGACAGCCGGATGTTCCACTGAGCAAGGTGGAGGAGGCGGCGCGCATGGCCCTGGCGCACGACTTCATCATGAAGATGCCGGACGGCTACAACACGAAGGTCGGCGAGAAGGGCGTGCGGCTGAGTGGCGGCGAACGGCAGCGGCTGGCGATCGCGCGCGCCATCCTGAAGAATGCGCCGATCCTGATACTGGATGAGGCGACCAGCGCGCTCGACACCGAGAGCGAACAGTTTGTGCAGGCGGCGCTGGCCAACCTGATGCAGGGGCGCACGGTCTTTGTGATTGCGCACAGGCTCTCGACAGTGCGCAAGGCAACGAAGATCTGCGTGCTGGAACGCGGCCGCATCACCGAGACGGGGACACACGATGAACTGATGCTTCGTTCGGGAACCTACCGCAGACTCTACGATCTGCAGTTCGGCGACGAAGGTCTTGCCGTTGCGGGGCAGGCTGTGTTGCAGCCTGTGGAACCGGAGGGATTTGCTTGA
- a CDS encoding YicC family protein, translating into MSVIYSMTGFASARSSADAKPGFSIAIKSVNHRFLDLHMRLPSYCDALEMQVRRLLKETLKRGHIEVTLQVDRKAGGQIELNSELLGAYVEAFREAAATYGLENQPDLNSLLRIPGVMTAETPTGVEGNAELDAAVMAAMPALIERLNDVRAQEGTALAAELRSSMARLRGFADEMAQLRNGVRVAQVERLKTRLAELTGGAGVSEERVLAEAAVLAEKSDVEEEIVRLRTHIDRFNTMLDEGGELGKRLDFLLQELNREANTMLSKTGSAAGDNSLRITELGLEIKAEIEKVREQVQNIE; encoded by the coding sequence TTGAGCGTGATCTATTCGATGACCGGCTTTGCCAGCGCGCGAAGCTCTGCGGATGCGAAACCAGGGTTTTCAATCGCCATCAAGAGCGTCAACCATCGCTTTCTCGATCTGCACATGCGGCTGCCTTCGTACTGCGACGCGCTGGAGATGCAGGTGCGCCGGTTGCTGAAAGAGACGTTGAAGCGCGGACACATTGAAGTCACGCTGCAGGTGGACAGAAAGGCCGGCGGGCAGATTGAATTGAACTCCGAGCTGCTCGGCGCCTATGTTGAGGCCTTTCGCGAGGCCGCTGCAACTTACGGCCTGGAGAATCAACCGGACCTGAACTCGCTTCTGCGGATTCCCGGCGTCATGACGGCGGAGACGCCTACCGGGGTTGAAGGCAATGCAGAACTTGATGCCGCGGTGATGGCAGCAATGCCTGCGCTGATTGAGAGACTCAATGACGTTCGAGCGCAGGAGGGCACGGCGCTGGCTGCGGAGCTGAGGTCGTCAATGGCCAGGCTGCGAGGCTTTGCCGATGAGATGGCGCAGCTCCGCAACGGCGTTCGCGTGGCTCAGGTTGAGCGCCTGAAGACCAGGCTGGCGGAGCTGACCGGCGGCGCCGGAGTCAGCGAGGAGAGAGTGCTTGCCGAGGCCGCGGTGCTTGCGGAGAAGAGCGACGTTGAAGAAGAGATTGTGCGTTTGAGGACGCATATCGACCGCTTCAACACGATGTTGGACGAGGGCGGCGAACTGGGCAAGCGGCTGGATTTTCTATTGCAGGAGCTGAACCGGGAAGCCAACACGATGCTCTCGAAGACCGGCTCAGCAGCAGGCGACAACAGTTTGCGCATCACCGAGCTGGGGTTGGAGATCAAAGCCGAGATCGAAAAGGTGCGTGAGCAGGTTCAGAACATCGAGTAG
- the gmk gene encoding guanylate kinase has product MAGILFIISAPSGSGKSTLVSELRRLVEGLDFSISYTTRAPRGSEENGREYYFTTREEFERMVAAGDFLEWAEVFGNYYGTAVSALQHAKDLGKDLLLDIDVQGAVQMMQKMPEAVSIFILPPSPQVLEKRLRNRSAAENMTSEAIIEKRLTGAKGEIRKVWDYKYALVNDVLEEAVAEMRAIVLYERGVQDGVEELAKGCRTDTASPKLKAVLDAFGG; this is encoded by the coding sequence ATGGCGGGAATACTGTTTATCATCTCGGCCCCTTCGGGGTCGGGCAAATCGACGCTGGTGAGCGAGCTCAGAAGGCTCGTCGAAGGGCTGGACTTCTCGATCTCGTACACGACGCGGGCGCCGCGCGGTTCGGAAGAGAATGGCCGCGAGTACTACTTCACAACCCGCGAAGAGTTTGAGCGCATGGTGGCCGCGGGAGACTTTCTGGAGTGGGCGGAGGTCTTCGGCAACTATTACGGCACCGCCGTCTCCGCCTTGCAACATGCGAAGGACCTGGGCAAGGACCTGCTGCTCGACATCGATGTGCAGGGCGCGGTGCAGATGATGCAGAAGATGCCCGAGGCGGTATCCATCTTCATCCTGCCTCCGAGCCCGCAGGTGTTGGAGAAGCGCCTGCGCAATCGCAGCGCGGCCGAGAACATGACCTCCGAGGCGATCATCGAAAAGCGCCTGACGGGCGCGAAGGGCGAGATCAGGAAGGTGTGGGACTACAAGTACGCGCTGGTCAATGATGTGCTCGAAGAGGCTGTCGCGGAGATGCGCGCAATTGTGCTGTACGAGCGCGGCGTTCAGGACGGAGTGGAAGAGCTGGCAAAGGGATGCCGGACCGACACCGCCTCGCCTAAGCTGAAGGCCGTTCTTGATGCCTTCGGCGGATAG
- a CDS encoding GH92 family glycosyl hydrolase, with amino-acid sequence MQTFFLRSLYLITLAVTGIVHAQSASEVDPMLGADKGGNVFVGPTLPYGMAKPGPDYGDNQANSGWEASGNLNGFSQLHVSGTGGGAKYGNILVQPMMDAADPAHSSATREDEHAEVGYYSVKLGGSGIHAEVTTARRTPVYRFTYPASGQRTLLVDVGHLLMKLHDSPHRYPEGQVVYSTDVEVLSPTEIAGEQASVMGWNIQTTPMRVYFYLVTDTPAVASGTWEDGKPVKAGAKTASYKMPFTMKTLPEPPAPIVSTGAYLTFAASAKPVMVKVGVSFVSVAQAKKNAMTEVAGFDFDSTRKAAVAAWNKELSTVKIAGGTASERQQFATGLYHSMLMPVDRTGENPLWQSATPYYDDFYCIWDTFRSSTPLLTLLHQDRVTAILQSLLEIQDHDGFFLDGRSGNFAGRTQGGSDAEMMFTDAFVKHLPGLDWERVYRAMVHDADVESTASIRFGRGDLDDWKKLGYLSIEHSDPAGGPDRPGSRSMEYAANDYAVALLAKGLNHDADAKKFMARAENWKRLWYADAVDHTEGGDVKGFIWMRHADGRWKENFDPHLVGTWYQDNFYEASTWTYSLYVPQDVRGLIKMAGGPAEFKKRLDLFFATGEQGRYRYDVGNEPGFLSPYLYNWIGEQSSSAKTIRAILPASYHTGTDGLPGNDDSGAMGSFLVFNQMGFFPVAAQDVYLIGSPTFPRSSITLANGKKFSVVAENTSPENVYIAKAMWNGKPYTRSWFTHEQLMAGGELRLTMTDKPTHWDTGTAPPSMSDR; translated from the coding sequence ATGCAGACTTTTTTTCTACGCTCTCTTTACCTCATTACGTTAGCGGTGACTGGAATTGTTCATGCGCAAAGTGCGTCGGAGGTTGATCCGATGCTGGGCGCGGACAAAGGCGGCAATGTCTTTGTCGGGCCGACGCTGCCCTATGGCATGGCGAAGCCGGGCCCGGACTACGGCGACAACCAGGCAAACTCGGGATGGGAGGCGAGCGGCAACCTGAACGGCTTCTCGCAATTGCACGTCTCGGGCACAGGAGGCGGGGCGAAGTACGGCAACATCCTGGTGCAGCCAATGATGGACGCGGCCGATCCTGCGCATAGCTCGGCTACTCGTGAAGACGAGCACGCTGAGGTGGGATACTACTCGGTCAAACTTGGCGGGTCAGGGATTCACGCGGAGGTAACGACGGCGCGACGTACTCCTGTCTATCGCTTCACGTATCCGGCGAGCGGTCAACGAACGCTCCTCGTCGATGTTGGCCATCTGCTCATGAAGTTGCACGACTCTCCGCATCGCTATCCCGAGGGACAGGTGGTTTATTCCACCGATGTCGAGGTGTTGTCGCCCACGGAGATCGCCGGAGAGCAGGCATCGGTGATGGGCTGGAACATCCAGACCACGCCGATGCGCGTGTACTTTTATCTCGTGACCGACACGCCTGCCGTAGCGAGCGGGACGTGGGAGGACGGCAAGCCGGTGAAGGCAGGAGCGAAGACTGCGAGCTACAAGATGCCCTTCACGATGAAGACGCTGCCCGAGCCTCCTGCGCCGATTGTCAGTACCGGAGCCTATCTGACGTTTGCCGCGAGCGCAAAGCCGGTGATGGTGAAGGTTGGCGTCTCGTTCGTCTCGGTTGCGCAAGCGAAGAAGAATGCAATGACCGAGGTCGCGGGGTTCGACTTCGACAGCACGCGCAAGGCCGCGGTTGCGGCATGGAACAAGGAGCTTTCGACAGTGAAGATTGCGGGAGGCACCGCGAGCGAGCGCCAGCAGTTCGCCACCGGGCTTTACCACTCGATGCTGATGCCGGTCGATCGCACGGGCGAGAACCCGCTATGGCAGAGCGCGACGCCGTACTATGACGACTTCTACTGTATCTGGGACACCTTCCGGTCTTCTACGCCGCTGTTGACGCTGCTGCACCAGGACCGCGTGACGGCGATCCTGCAATCGCTGCTGGAGATTCAAGACCATGATGGGTTCTTCCTCGATGGCCGATCAGGCAACTTTGCAGGACGCACGCAAGGCGGCTCCGACGCGGAGATGATGTTCACCGATGCGTTCGTCAAGCACCTTCCGGGGCTCGACTGGGAGCGCGTCTATCGCGCGATGGTGCACGACGCAGACGTAGAGTCGACGGCCTCGATTCGCTTCGGGCGGGGAGATCTGGATGATTGGAAGAAGCTCGGGTATCTCTCGATTGAACACTCCGACCCGGCGGGCGGACCCGACCGGCCGGGTTCGCGGTCGATGGAGTACGCTGCGAACGACTACGCGGTTGCGCTGCTGGCGAAAGGCTTGAATCACGATGCCGACGCGAAGAAGTTCATGGCGCGCGCGGAGAACTGGAAGAGGCTCTGGTATGCCGACGCCGTCGACCACACCGAGGGCGGCGACGTGAAAGGGTTTATCTGGATGCGTCACGCGGATGGGCGATGGAAGGAGAACTTCGATCCGCACCTGGTCGGCACCTGGTATCAGGACAATTTTTACGAGGCGTCGACGTGGACGTACTCGCTCTACGTTCCGCAGGACGTTCGCGGGCTGATCAAGATGGCCGGAGGTCCGGCGGAGTTCAAGAAGCGCCTCGATCTCTTCTTTGCCACTGGAGAACAGGGGCGCTATCGCTACGACGTTGGCAACGAGCCGGGCTTCCTCTCGCCGTATCTCTACAACTGGATCGGAGAGCAGAGCAGCTCGGCGAAGACGATTCGCGCGATTCTGCCGGCCAGTTATCACACCGGCACCGATGGCCTGCCGGGGAATGACGACTCCGGTGCGATGGGGTCGTTTCTGGTCTTCAACCAGATGGGCTTCTTTCCGGTCGCTGCGCAGGACGTTTATCTGATTGGCTCGCCCACGTTTCCGCGTTCATCCATCACGCTGGCAAACGGAAAGAAGTTTTCTGTCGTCGCGGAGAACACCTCTCCTGAGAACGTCTACATCGCAAAGGCGATGTGGAACGGCAAGCCATATACGCGCTCGTGGTTTACCCACGAGCAGCTAATGGCGGGAGGAGAACTGCGGCTGACGATGACCGATAAGCCCACGCACTGGGACACGGGCACGGCTCCTCCTTCCATGTCGGACAGATAG
- the rpoZ gene encoding DNA-directed RNA polymerase subunit omega — translation MSSESAFHNKYSLVKGAARRARQLQSGAPPLITAKSMKACRVAQDEIRQGQVKYVLPNAPVASEPQSH, via the coding sequence ATGTCGAGCGAGAGTGCATTCCACAATAAGTACAGCCTGGTAAAGGGCGCGGCGCGGCGAGCACGGCAACTGCAATCCGGTGCGCCGCCGCTGATTACGGCAAAGTCGATGAAGGCTTGCCGCGTGGCCCAGGACGAGATCAGGCAGGGCCAGGTAAAGTACGTGCTCCCGAATGCGCCTGTAGCCTCCGAACCACAGTCACACTAG
- a CDS encoding uracil-DNA glycosylase: protein MAGEAEEQLRAYVEYLRDLGVYDFYRRGAPVAVIAEEPVWQASAVAEAAALQERPAAPPPADPQKPEPATPAAMPAHLAEQPLESSIPKLISFNDLAPLPTERLAAADKPAALKTIQEEIGDCTRCPLAYAGRHKIVFADGDPSARLMFVGEGPGADEDEQGLPFVGKAGQLLNNMITAMGVKREQVYIANIVKCRPPANRTPEPVEATTCSQFLLKQIDIVQPEVIVALGATAATYLLGVKQSLAGLRGRWHSCRGAKLAVTYHPAFLLRDPRQKVEAWKDLQMVMKEMGLKAPAKA from the coding sequence ATGGCAGGAGAAGCAGAAGAGCAGCTGCGCGCGTACGTGGAATATCTCCGCGACCTGGGCGTGTACGATTTTTACCGCCGGGGTGCGCCGGTTGCTGTGATCGCAGAGGAGCCTGTGTGGCAGGCTTCGGCCGTCGCTGAGGCCGCGGCGCTACAAGAGCGCCCCGCCGCTCCGCCTCCGGCTGACCCTCAGAAGCCTGAACCTGCAACCCCTGCTGCGATGCCGGCGCATCTTGCCGAACAACCCCTGGAGTCATCCATTCCGAAGCTGATCAGTTTCAACGACCTTGCACCCTTGCCTACGGAGCGACTGGCGGCTGCAGACAAGCCTGCGGCCCTCAAGACGATCCAGGAAGAGATTGGCGACTGCACGCGGTGCCCGCTGGCCTATGCAGGCAGGCACAAGATCGTCTTTGCTGACGGCGACCCGAGCGCGCGGTTGATGTTTGTGGGCGAAGGTCCCGGCGCGGATGAAGACGAGCAGGGGCTGCCGTTCGTGGGCAAAGCCGGACAATTGCTGAACAACATGATTACCGCGATGGGCGTGAAGCGGGAACAGGTCTACATTGCGAACATCGTGAAGTGCAGGCCGCCTGCGAATCGCACCCCGGAGCCAGTTGAGGCGACGACCTGCTCGCAGTTTCTGCTGAAGCAGATCGACATAGTGCAGCCGGAGGTCATTGTTGCTCTGGGTGCAACGGCAGCCACCTACCTGCTTGGAGTGAAGCAGTCGCTTGCGGGACTGCGTGGTCGCTGGCATAGCTGTCGCGGGGCCAAGCTGGCTGTCACGTACCATCCCGCATTTCTGCTGCGCGACCCAAGGCAGAAGGTTGAGGCGTGGAAGGACCTGCAGATGGTGATGAAAGAGATGGGGTTGAAGGCTCCGGCGAAAGCGTAG